The segment AGTTTTTTCTGATGAAGGATTAAATTTAGCTAAGGATATAAAAAATATAATGAATAGTTGTTTTGAAAATATATTTAGTAATGTTTCAGAAGAAGAATTAGTTAGCATAGATAATCATTTAAGTTCACTATTAAAAGTAATAGAAGAACATTTATAAAGTGAAAACTTATTTTAAAACTATATTATATGAGAAAGGACGTAGAATAGTTATGTTAGCAAAGGCCATAGTTTTTATAACATTAGCTCTTATATTTTATACAGTCGGAGTTTTTGGTGAGAAATCACAGGGAGTTCTCAAAAAATGGCATGTTATAATATTTTGGATGGGACTTGTTTGTGATACATTGGGTACAAGATTTATGGGTGACATAGCTGGTTCTATGTTTCAAATGAATCTTCATGGGATAACTGGTATTATGGCAATATTGCTTATGTTATTTCACGCTTTATGGGCTACTACTGTATTAATAAAGGACAATGAAAAAACTAAAAAAAGATTTCATAAATTCAGTATAGTTGTTTGGATTACGTGGTTAGTTCCTTATATATCAGGTATGATTGTTGGAATGAGTCAATAGATAAAAAACTCTAGAAAATTTAATTTTCTAGAGTTTTTTCATATAATAAAATAATATTATTTGTGGTATAATATACGAAAAATACAAATAGAGAAAATATAGAGGGGGAAAGAAGTTGTTTGATAAGCTTAAAATCAAATACTGGGATATAATAATAGCAGTTCTTGTATCATTTATAGGTATACAACTAATAATAAATTATAAAGTTATATTAAAAATATTAGGTGATGTAATAAATATACTGATGCCTTTTATAGTAGCTTTTGCTATAGCATATATTTTAAATCCTATAATGAAGTTTATAGAAAAAAAATTAAAAGTTAATAGAACTATAAGTGTATTATTTACATATATATTAATTATAATTTTGATAACCATTTTTTCTATGACTGTAATTCCAAAAGTATTTAATAGTGGAATGGACATGGTAGATAAAATGCCTGAATTTGCTCAAAAAATGTACTCATGGGTAAACAGTCATATTTCAAGTAAACTTATGAACTCGGGATCAGGAAATTTTGTTAGAGATAATGCAGGAAAATGGATAGAAAAATTTAGTTCTATATCGTCAACTTGGCTTGCTGTAGCATTAAATCAAATTGTATCTACAACTACATCTTTAATAAATTTTATATTTGGACTTATAATATCAATATACATGTTATATGACAAAGAAAAGTTTAAGCAAAATTCAAAGAATCTAGTATACATATTATTAAGAGAAAAATGGGGAAATAAATTAATAAATGTTGCAAGAAATGTAGATGAAATGGTAGGAACATATATAGGTATAAAAGCAATAGATTCTTTTATTATAGGTATAATATGCTTTGTAGGACTTATGTTATTTAAATGTCCTTATGTATTGATTATATCTATCATAGTAATGGTAACTAATATGATACCTTACTTCGGACCATTTATGGGAATGATACCACCATTTTTAATAAATGTTTTTTATGATCCTAAAAAAGCCTTCGGAATTCTAATATTTTTAGTTTTATTACAACAATTTGATGCATGGATATTAGAACCTAAGCTAGTTAGTGACAGAGTAGGAGTAAGTCCATTCTTAGTTATATTAGGTATAACTGTTTTTGGAAGTTTATTTGGTATTATAGGAATGTTACTTGCATCTCCAATTATGGCAGTTCTAAATATATATGTTGGTGGTTGGTTTAGAAGAAAAGTTGAAGAATTCAATAAAACTAAAGAAACTAAATAATTTATTAATTAAGAGTGTCTTATATAAAATAAGATGCTCTTTTTATAATATATGTAGGAAGGTAAATTAAAATAATTTTATTTAATAGAAATTTGTAAAAACTTCTTTAAAGTTGTTGAAAACTGATATATTATAGTTTAAGAGAAAATTTTTATAATATCATAAGATACTAGAAGGGAGAACACTAAATAAAATATGAGTATACTAACAGTTAAGAATATGAGCCACGGATTTGGAGATAGAGCAATATTTGATGATGTTTCTTTTAGACTTTTAAAGGGAGAACATATAGGATTAATAGGAGCTAACGGAGAAGGTAAATCTACTTTTATGAATATAATTACTGGAAACCTAATGCCTGACGAGGGGAAAATTCAATGGAGCAATAGGGTTAAAGTTGGATATATGGATCAACACGCTAATTTGCAAAAAGGAAAAACTATAAGAGACGTTTTAAGAGAAGCCTTTGATGAACTATTTACTTTGGAGGAAGAAATGTTAGCTATTACAGAGAAAATGGCTGATGCATCTCCAGAAGAATTAGAAAAGTTATTAGAAGATATGGGAGATATACAAGACATTTTAGATAATAGTGATTTCTATATAATAGATGCAAAAGTAGAAGAAATTGCAGCAGGTCTTGGAATCAGTGATATAGGTTTAGATAAAGACGTAAATGATTTAAGTGGTGGTCAAAGAACAAAGATATTACTTGCAAAACTTTTACTACAAAAACCAGATATTTTACTACTTGACGAGCCTACAAACTATCTAGATGAAGCTCATATAGAATGGCTTAAGAGATTTCTTCAAAATTATGAAAATGCTTTTATATTAATATCCCATGACATTCCTTTCTTAAATAGTGTTATAAATTTAATTTATCATTTAGATAATTTAAAGTTAACAAGATATGTAGGGGATTATGAGAATTTTAAAAGAATCTATGAAGCAAATAAGAAGCAATTAGAAGCAGCATATGCAAGACAACAGCAAGAAATCGCAAAACTTGAAGATTTCGTAGCAAGAAATAAGGCGAGAGTTGCAACAACAGGAATGGCAAAATCAAGACAAAAAAAATTAGACAAGATGGAAAGAATAGAGCTTACATCTGAAAAACCAAAGCCAGAATTTAATTTCCAAAAAGGAAGAACATCTGGAAAGATGATATTTGAAACTAGAGATTTAGTAATAGGATATGATGAGCCACTTTCAAAGCCGCTTAATTTAACTATGGAAAGAGGTCAAAAGATAGCTTTAGTAGGTGCAAATGGTCTTGGTAAGAGTACACTTTTAAAAAGCTTAATGGGACAAATTAAGCCAATAAGTGGAGAAGCTGAACTTGGAGATTATCAACTTATAGGATATTTTGAACAAGAAATAAAAGGCGCCAATAATAATACATGTATAGAAGAAATTTGGGAAGAGTTCCCGTCTCTTACTCAATATGAAGTAAGATCAGCATTAGCGAAATGTGGACTTACAACAAAGCATATAGAAAGCAGAGTCAATGTATTAAGTGGAGGAGAGCAGGCTAAAGTTAGATTATGTAAGCTTATAAATAGAGAAACTAATATACTAATCCTAGATGAGCCTACTAATCACTTAGATGTAGATGCAAAGGATGAATTAAAGAGAGCTTTAAAAGAATATACAGGAACTATACTACTTGTTTGTCATGAACCAGAATTCTATAGAGACGTAGTGACTGATGTATGGAATTGTGAGAATTGGACAACTAAAATAGTATAGAAATAAGTTTATTAATGGTTGATACTAGGGAGATAGAAGGAATTCTATCTCTTTTGTTTTAGAAAAAAAGCTAAATAGAGATGTCGCTAAAATTATTGTACTTATGTAAATTCATAATGTATATGATATTATAATTAGAGTAATCTTGGTTATCTATATATGAAGGGGATGTTTAAAAATGAAAAAAGTTATAATTGGAAGTATAATTTTTATTTTAGTATTTATACTAGCATTTTATTCAAAGTTTTCTTATTTAGGAACTATGAAAGGTAATATTATCTCAAAGGAAAGTAACACTAGTGTAACAACTTTCATTGCTAAAAATGAAGATAAGATTAATTTTATCTGTAATTCTTCAGTTAAACAAGGTACTATAAAATTAATATTAATTAATCCAAAAGGAAAAATAATAAAGAATTTTCAAACAAACAAAAATTATTCAGAACAAATTTGCTTAGATACTGATGGAGAATATAAGTTTAGGATAGCTTATGATAATTTTATTGGAAATTATACTGTTAAGTATAAATAAAAGGTATTTGTTAGGGAGAGAAGCGGTGCCAGGCACCTGTCGAATTGAAGAGAGCTTTAAAAGAATATAAAGGAACAATACTACTTGTTAAATATGTATTTTACAGAAAATTATGATTTTTAGAAATTAAGAAACTTGACTAGATACATGCAAAATATTGGAATTTATGTTATAATGATGATATATTTATATTATAATCTAATATACGATTGTGAGATAGTGTTCTGTAAAGTAGGAGGGTTTATATGAAGAATAAATTTAAAATATTAACATTTGTGATGATAATCATATCATTAAGTTTGATAGGGTGTGGGAGTAATTCTTCTAAAACATCAAGTAAAGGTGTAAAAACATATGATTTAGTAAAATATAAAGGTTCCTACGTAGGCGATAATAGCTCTGTAGCAAATATAATAGCAAAGTTACCTGCTAATGATTATAGTTCAGGATTTAGTTTGCAAACTAAGAAAGAACCATATGGAATAACTATTAACTATAAAGCAAATCAAAATTTGGGTAAAGAAAATTATAATAAATTTTGGATTGATAAAAAAGTTAATGAGTTCTTGGAAAAGAACGCAGTAGTATTATTATCTGTTATACAAAATGCCGACGTTATAGAATTTAATGTAGATAAAATAGGTGAAAAATCTTATAAATATGATAGAAAAAGTTTAGAACAAAAATATGGTGGCAAATTAAAAGACTTATTTAAAGATGATGCTTCGTTTGAAAAATTTTTAAGGTAATAAGTTTAAAGTTTCGGCAAAACAATTAATGTTAACAATTCATGCTTGTGATGAATATTATTTAAAATATCCGAGCTGTGGGAAAAAGGTTTATATGAAGGAAAAGTAATCTGCATAATTTATAAAAATACCGTATTATTCAAAAATGGATTTTACGGTATTCTTAGTTAATGTGATAAATAAAAATAAAATTATAAGGTTTATTGTGTGTTTTGTGGACAAGATAGGAATGTTATAAATTATAAGGGCAAAAACATATGTAAATGATGAAAATATAGTAAAAAGGAAATAAATTAAAATAAGGAGTAGAAATTAATTGTAAGTTGACAATTGGCAATTCTTAGTGTCCTACTTCCAGGTTTCTATTTTAGATAGGATGTCAGGTACTTGTCCATTATATATGAACCATATGAATGATTTAATAAGTAGTAATTACTATAGAGGGGATGAATTAAAACATGGGTTATAAATTAAAAGAGGTAACAGTAAGAACAAATAATTCTGAAGAGGGAACAAAAATAATTAGTGAAATTTGGCAAGATATTGTCAATGGAAAACTACCAATTCTTTTTGATACTGATCATATGTTTCAAAAAGGAGTTTCTCCAGTTTCAAAATATAGTAACTATTATAGTGATGAAAATGGGGATTATGACCTTACTATAATGGCTGTAAAAGCTAATTTTTTCAGAGAAATGGAAGTAGCAGTAAGTAAAGGTTTATATAAAAAGTATGATGAAAAAGATGAGAATGGAGAAATAGGTATATGCACAAGAAAGGCATGGAAAAAAGTATGGCATGACCAAAAATCAGGTAATATAAAGAGAGCCTTTACTGAGGATTATGAGAGCACCGTTCCTAGTGAATATACAAAAGATGGGAAGGCACATTGTTACTTATATATTGCTATTAAGTAGAATGAAGAAGTAAAATTTTCATGGTACAGTACAGGGGGAAATCACCTGTGGAACTTTAAAACTATGAGAATAAAAGATAAAGTATCATGTGGATATTTTTAAGATAGAAAATTGAATAAGGATGGTCAATAGGTGTCTCTAAATTAGATACCTATTTTTTATTTAAGCAGGTATATTATAGCAAATGGAAAAATGTTTAAGAAAAGAGGTATATTTCATAAAATATAGAACTTTAATCTTTGAAGGAGATGCAAAAGGATGAAATTCTTACTGAATTTCTTATATTGTAACGAAACCTAATATCTACTATATTGATTATATATTATATGTAAGATATATATAAACAGGAGAATGAGGGTGAAGAATAGAAAAGAAGGTAAAGATGGGCATAAGTAAATAATATAGATATAAGTTATTTTTAGTGTATATTTACACCTTGTGATAAATATTGTATAATTATCTTAAATCTAGGGGTGTGAATTTGAAAAAGTGGATTGTTAGAGTTTTAATATTAATTATATATTCTTTTCCGTATGTATACTTTGGTATGTATAAAGATTTAACCACTGCTTCCATGGTTGGTTATGGGTTAATGTTAGTCGCTTTAATCATACTACTTATTATTTGTGAAAAAACTAATAATTTAGTTATAAGTATATTGGGGAATATTACATCATTTGTAACATCGTATATATTAGTATCTAATTTAACTTGTGAAAAAGCTGGTTATTATTTTAAGCCATTCACAGCTATTGGATGTTGTAAATTTGATACTACAGTAATATTAATTGTTCAATTAATTACTATAGCAATTATTAAAAAGTGTAAAGAAAATAATAGAACAGGAATGTTTGAAGTGAAAGGACACTAGATATAGTGTCTTTTTTAGTTATATTAAAAATAAGAAAAGAGGAGGCAGGGATTAGGAAGTAGGGTAAACAAAAGAAGCAAAAATGAAATATGGATTAAAGAGCAATTTTCAATAAATAATATACAATTTAGGAATAAATATCTAAGAAATTGCATATTTCACATTGACATTAGAAGAGTATTATATAATAATATACATATGGAGGAAAATATGGAATAAAAGAATGAGGTCAATAATTATATTAACTATGCGATATGTAAATTATGTATATTACTATATTATTTGAAAGAAAAACATTTTATATTAACTATGTGATTGAAAAAACTCCCAATAATGCTTATATTGGGAGTTTTGGTTTAACAAATGTTTTTAGTGTGATAAGACAAGAAGGAGAAGATTAATGTATGGGGAAAGTAGCAAATGCTCTAAAAATGTTAATTTTATTAAAGAGTAGAGGAAAGATGAAAATAAGTGAACTTGCTGATATTTTAGAGGTAAATGAGAGGAGTATACGAATATATAAGGATGAATTAGAAAAAGCAAGTATTTATATTGATTCAATATCAGGAAAATATGGTGGATATAAATTAAGTACAGAAGAATTTATACCAAGCTTACAGTTGGATGAAAAAGAGTATGAGGCATTAATTATGGCTAAAAAATTGTTAGACAACGATAATTTTATATTATCTAAAGAATATGCTATGGCAGTAGATAAAATTAATGTTTCTAGGAAAAATGATATAGAGTGTAATATTATAAACAATAATTGTATTATAAAAACTAATATGTTGAATTATGATTTAGAAAACGAAAAAGAGATATGGCTTCATATGAATTCAAGCATAATATATAAAAATAAAGTAAAAATGAATTATTGTTCTTCTGAAAATAAGTATAAAGAAAGAATAGTACATCCATATAATATATTTCAATATAAAGGTTCTATATATCTTAGAGCATATTGTGAATACAGAAAAGACATTAGATATTTTAAATTATCTAGAATAAAGGGATATGTAATATTAAAAGATAGATTTGAAATAAATAAGAATTTTGAATCAACGATAGACCCTAATTGTTTGGGTATTTTTCAAGGAGAAGAAATGAATGTAAAAATGGAAATCAAATATCCAATAGCACAAACTGTAAAAGAAAGAGTATGGGGAAAGAATCAAATAATATTAGAAAACAAAGCAAATAATTCTATAATATTTGAAGCCAAAGTGAAGGATACCGAAGAGACTAAAACTTGGATATTAGGTATGGGAAGCAGTGCAGTTATTTTAAAACCAGTTGAACTTATAGAAAAAATAAAATTGGATTTAGAAAAAAGTTTAGAAATATACAAATAACTTACATACATGACAATATATTGCCACAATGTATTGTATAATGTACGTAAGGAGGTGGAAAATATGAGAATAAAATGTGAATATAAAGCAGAATATATTCCAATTGCACATAATATGATGTTTGTGGCACTTATAAAAGAAGCGTTGAAGGAATCTGATGAAGAATATTTTCAAAAATTGTACAAATATAAAGGAAATAAAAATAATAAAAAACCTAAGAATTTTTGCTTTTCAGTATATATGAAAGATTTTATTAAAGAAGATAATGTGTTTAAAATTAATGACAGATTGATAATAACAATTTCTTCTCCAGATTATGAATTTATGCTAAAGGTATACAATGGATTATTAAACTTAAATAAATTTAAATATAAAAACTACAATATTAACAAAGTGAGAATTAGTTTATTGAAGGAAAAAACGATAAATAGATCAGAGAGTATCTTTAGTACAATGTCTCCAATATGTGTAAAAGATAAAAACAACAATATGCTAGATATAACTGATACACAATATGAAAAAGAACTAAACTATATAGTTGATAAAAGCTTAGAAGGATTTAGAGGATACGGATTAATGGAGCCAATAAAATTCTATCCTATAAATATGAAAAAGAGAGTTGTTAAAGAAGATATACGAACTTTCAGGGAAAATACTAATAAACAATATTACTATGTTAATAGTTACACAGGAATATTTAAATTACAAGGCAATGTCAAAGACTTAAATGATATATATATGCTTGGAATTGGATTCAAACGTGGACAAGGATTTGGCATGATAGAGCTTATAGAGTGAGGAGGTGACAAGATAAATGAGCAAAATACAAATAGAATTAAATGATTGGCTGTATAATGCAGGAGTTGTTGGACTAATAAATATATTAAGGCATAATGAAGAAAAAGTAAAAATACTAAATAAACAATGTATAGAAATTGATAGTGATCAGTTACAGGATTTTGAGAAAAAATACTTTGATTTTTTTATAGATAAATATCTTAAATTTACATCATGGTATAAAATAACTAGCTTTGAAGATTATTTAGAGAAAATAGATGTAGAGAAGATAACTAAAGATGACATAGATAAGTTAAATAAGTATATAGAATATTTGAAACCTAAAGTAAAGCTAAATAGTTTTAAAAGTGCGTATTTACTTGCAAATGACGCTTCTGTAGATATATTAAGTGAAGAAAAACACTTAAAAAAGATTAGTATTGGTAAAAAACAAACTTTACAAGATGAAAAGGTAAAGGAAAATATAATTAATAATCTTAATAGTATACACAAGATTATAGATAACTTATGTAAAGAAAACCTAAAAAGATATGTATTAAGCAAAAATATAATATATGATGTAATAGCTAATTTTTGGGGTGGAGTAAGCTTTCTTCATACCTCAAAGAATAATTCAGATATGTATTCAGAATATAAGGAGTATTTTGTAGATGGTGTAGTAAGTTATACAGATTTAGATAAAAGTAAGGATAAATACAATTGTTTTACATGTAATAATACTCTATCAAAATTATCAAAACCAATTGCCTATGAACTTGCTTGGATAAATAAAACAGGAGTTGATATGTCAAGAAAGTCATCTCATTTTTGGGATATGAAAGGTGATGCATATATTTGCCCGATATGCAATTTAATATATTCATGTATTCCAGCAGGATTTACTGTGTTAAAAGGCAAAGGACTATTTATAAATAAAAACACAGGAATAAATACATTAACAAAGATTAATAATCAATCACTAGACAATGTATCGTCTATAGAAGAACTAGAAGAAAACAGTTATTTTAATATTGTTGATAACATGGAACAAGGGTCAATATCACAGGTTAGTAAAGAAATAGACAATATACAGATTGTAAAACTTAATTCCCAAAATGAAAGAAGACCATATACTTTTAATATTATATCTAAGGATAAATTAAAAATTATAAATAAGCATAAAGAACAATTAAAAAGTATGATTAAAATTCACATAAAGATTTCAAAAGACGATTATTTAAATTTATATAATGAAGTTTTAAATAGACTCTATAATGGGCATAACTTATTTGATCTTATCTACAAGCTTATTTATCTAAATTTAAATGGTAATTTTAAAAATACTGTATATATAGATATGATACTGAAAATAAATAATGATTTAATAGGGGGAGGTAAAATGAGTACAAATAAGATAGATGATAAAGTAATAAGTAATTGTAGAAGTTACGGATATTATTTAAGAGAGGAATATGTACAAAAAGGAGCAAAAAACAAATTGGGTGGAATTTCTTATAGATTACTAAATGCCCTAAAAACAAAGAATGTAGCTAGGTTTATGGATACTTTATTTAATAGTTATATGTATTTAAACAAGCAAATACCTGCAAGGTTTGCAGAAGTATTAAATGATAAAGTAAAATTTCAAACTATAGGCTATGCATTCTTATTAGGACTTCAAGGTGGAAGCGGAAAAAATAATAATGAAAATGAAAAAAAGGAGGATATTTCAAATGAATAAAAAGGGATTAACTGCAAGTTTTATTTTTGAGGCTGAAAGTGGAAACTATGGAGAAGGTATAGGAAATGTTACAGCTTTAAAAAAGGTATCAAGAGGAAGTGGGGAAAGCTATTCGTATTTTTCAAGACAAGCTTTAAGATACAATATAATAGAACAATTAGGAGAAGATAATACTCCCCTAGATGTCGATGGAAGTGTAATACAGTTTGCACCAGAAGCTACTATAAAAGATTATCCTGAGATTGATTTCTTTGGATATATGAAAACTAAGAAACCTTCAAAAACACGTTCGGCAGTTGTAAGGTTATCTAATGCAATATCTCTTGAGAGTTTTAATGCAGATTTAGACTTTTTAACTAATAAGGGACTGTTAGATAGATACAATATGCAAAGTGGTAATACAAAGGATGGAGGCAATATAGCACAAAGTGAAATACATAAATCCTACTATGCTTATACTATAACTATAGATTTAGATAAAATAGGAATAGATAAAAATGATGATATAGAAATATCCAATGATGAAAAATCAGAAAGAATAAAAAGACTTTTAGATACTTTAAAATTCTTATATAGAGATATAAAAGGAAGACGTGAAAATTTATCTCCTATTTTTGCAATTGGTGGAGTTTATGATATCAAGAATCCTTTCTTTGAGAATAAGTTAAAAGTTGAAGAAAATAAGCTAGGGATACAAACAATTGAAGATGTTTTAAGCCTTGATGATGCTATAAAAGATAATACTTATGTTGGGTTAATAAAGGGTATTTTTTCAAATGATGAAGAAATTCAGAATAATTTAAAATGTAGTGATATAGGACAATTTTTTAAAGATTTAAAATCTAAAGTTGATGAATATTATAATGAATCTAAGTAGGTGATTAGATGAAAGCAGTATTATTTAAAGTAACTCAAAATCTTGTAAATTATAAAAAGCCTACTAGTTTTCAATTAAAAGAAACGTATCCATTACCTCCGTACTCTACTGTTATAGGAATGGTACATGCTGCTTGTGAATTTAGTGAGTATAAAGATATGGATATTAGTATTCAGGGAAAATATCATTCAAAGGTAAATGATCTGTATACAAGATATGAATTTGCAGGAGCTTCCTTTGAAGATAAGAGACACAATATAAAGTTAAAAGGAAAAGATAAATATTATGGTGCAATGAGAGGAGTTTCAACAGCTGAACTTCTTGTAGATGTAGAACTTTTAATTCATATAAGACCTAAAGATGAGAAGTTGATTCCTATAATATATGAAAACTTAAAGTATCCTAAAGAATATTTATCACTAGGGAGAAGAGAAGATATAGTACGTATTGAACAAGTGGAAATTGTTGATATTGAAGAAATAAAACTAAAAAAGGATATTTCATTAAAATATGATGCATATATACCTGTAAAATATTTTAATATAAATGAATTTAATTCAAGTGCTACATTATATGACTTAAATAAAAGCTATGAAAAAGTATCGATAAAAAAAGATACTGAAATAAGAAAATGGAATAAGGTAAAAGTTATTCATGGAAGTCAATTAGAAAATAATATACATAAGAATACAATGATATGTATAGATAACACTAATGAAGAAAATTTAGTATTTTTTACGTAACAGTATTTGAAGATAGGGGAATCCTCTATCTTCTACTCAAAAATTTTAAATAGACTTTGGAGGTGCTATTTTGAATAATCCATTTTTAGCAAAAACTAAGGACAGAGAAAGTATAATTGAGCATACAGAAAAACTGCATAAAAATTTTACAAAGTTAAAAAATACATATCCTTATATATTAAATTTAAATTGGGATCTATTAGAATTGGCTTGTTTATATCATGATTTAGGTAAGATGAATACTAAGTTTCAAAATAAACTTATAAAAAAACTCAATAAAGCTGAATTTAAAAAAGGTAGTGAGTGCAAGGAGTTAATACAAGAATTAAAAGATAATTTTTTAGAAATAGAAGAAATTGCACATGGTTATTTAAGTCCAGCATTTTTAGCAGAAGAGGTGGTAGAACATTATTCTTTTGATGAGAGGAGAATATTATATCAAAGTATATATTTTCATCATTATAGAGAAAAACTAAAAAATCTTGAAGAACTTCAGAAAATAATAAATGAAGATTTGTCTAAATATATACAAGATTTTTACTATGAAAAAATAGGGAAAATAGAAAAACTTAATGATTCTTTTATGGAGTATATTGATAGGCGTATACCCGATATAGAAGAAGATTCAGAAGAAACAATTAAGAAATATATAATGACAAAAGGATTGTTAAATAAGATAGATTATTCCGCAAGTGCTGATATTGATATTGAAATAGAAAATGATAATTTATTTAAAAAAACAGATGAATTTTTAAAGCAAGGTGGATTTAAGCCAAATAAACTTCAAGAATATATGATTAATCACCAAAATGATAACAATATAATTCGTGCATCTACAGGAATTGGAAAAACAGAAGCAGCGTTATTTTGGATAGGAAATAATAAAGGCTTTTTTACACTTCCATTAAAAGTA is part of the Clostridium botulinum genome and harbors:
- the cas7i gene encoding type I-B CRISPR-associated protein Cas7/Cst2/DevR, translated to MNKKGLTASFIFEAESGNYGEGIGNVTALKKVSRGSGESYSYFSRQALRYNIIEQLGEDNTPLDVDGSVIQFAPEATIKDYPEIDFFGYMKTKKPSKTRSAVVRLSNAISLESFNADLDFLTNKGLLDRYNMQSGNTKDGGNIAQSEIHKSYYAYTITIDLDKIGIDKNDDIEISNDEKSERIKRLLDTLKFLYRDIKGRRENLSPIFAIGGVYDIKNPFFENKLKVEENKLGIQTIEDVLSLDDAIKDNTYVGLIKGIFSNDEEIQNNLKCSDIGQFFKDLKSKVDEYYNESK
- the cas5b gene encoding type I-B CRISPR-associated protein Cas5b; translation: MKAVLFKVTQNLVNYKKPTSFQLKETYPLPPYSTVIGMVHAACEFSEYKDMDISIQGKYHSKVNDLYTRYEFAGASFEDKRHNIKLKGKDKYYGAMRGVSTAELLVDVELLIHIRPKDEKLIPIIYENLKYPKEYLSLGRREDIVRIEQVEIVDIEEIKLKKDISLKYDAYIPVKYFNINEFNSSATLYDLNKSYEKVSIKKDTEIRKWNKVKVIHGSQLENNIHKNTMICIDNTNEENLVFFT